In Blastopirellula sp. J2-11, a single genomic region encodes these proteins:
- a CDS encoding carbohydrate ABC transporter permease, translating to MKLNLIEKVLAYAALIFAAVLLAGPLAILFFSSLKTPAEIQANPHALLPQTWRWANYGEAVTAMPFFVYLRNTLLICLGSVIGTVISCSMAAYAFSKLQWPGRNLLFGVLIGTMLLPWHVTMIPRFLLLREVGLYNTLGALIVPTFLGDAFSIFLLRQFFRTIPEDLSEAARIDGLGEWGIFWRIILPLSKPAVATVALFQFIAAWNDFSGPLLLLSDKRNFPLAYGLEQFVSSYSDQTHLLLAAATLFTLPIVILFFLTQRTFLKGIATTGLK from the coding sequence GTGAAGTTGAACCTGATCGAAAAAGTGCTGGCGTACGCGGCGCTGATCTTCGCGGCGGTGCTGTTGGCGGGCCCGCTGGCGATTCTGTTTTTCTCGTCCCTAAAAACGCCGGCCGAGATTCAAGCGAATCCGCATGCGCTGCTGCCGCAAACCTGGCGGTGGGCCAACTACGGCGAAGCGGTCACGGCGATGCCGTTTTTCGTTTACCTGCGCAACACGCTGCTGATCTGCTTGGGCTCGGTGATCGGCACGGTCATCTCTTGCTCGATGGCGGCGTACGCATTCTCGAAACTTCAATGGCCCGGCCGCAATCTGCTGTTTGGCGTCTTGATCGGCACGATGTTGCTGCCGTGGCACGTCACCATGATCCCGCGGTTTTTGCTACTGCGAGAAGTGGGGCTCTACAACACGTTGGGCGCACTGATCGTGCCTACATTTTTGGGAGACGCGTTTTCGATCTTCCTGCTGCGGCAGTTCTTTCGCACCATTCCCGAAGATCTGAGCGAAGCGGCTCGGATCGACGGCTTAGGAGAGTGGGGCATCTTTTGGCGAATCATCTTGCCGCTGTCGAAACCGGCGGTCGCCACCGTGGCGCTGTTTCAATTTATCGCCGCCTGGAATGATTTTAGCGGGCCGCTGCTGCTGTTGAGCGACAAGCGGAATTTTCCGCTGGCGTATGGGCTTGAGCAGTTCGTCAGTTCTTATAGCGATCAAACGCATCTGCTGTTGGCGGCGGCGACGTTGTTCACGTTGCCGATCGTGATTCTTTTCTTTTTGACGCAGCGAACCTTTTTGAAAGGGATCGCAACAACCGGCCTGAAGTAG
- a CDS encoding ABC transporter substrate-binding protein yields the protein MSRSTQQIAAILLLLAVVAFAASRGDNRQPPTPLQRNEVLFWHFWGGADRATVEEIVRRFNASQDKHYVRAVAMPGNNLDLKFFLAVAGGDPPDLLNIDDPVIADWGARGAIQPLDAFAPADEVKQAAEWLFPAARRLATYDGRLYALPNGLDVRALYYHQTMLDQYGLKPPQTLAELDQIEATIAPPGAASYERHGYLPDSRRLWAWGYVFGGQFYNAAAHQVTADDPQVIAALEWMVGYRQRYGPAEIAAFRQGDQSLPGKAFPLLAGRYAVVMDGQWRVRDVRAFQKAQQERGEPITQFGVCPLPPPTNGLQRAGWVNGNNFVVPRGANNAAGAWEFMKFWSGLGHEAQAAKTCVAGGWIPVSAQVAQQAEFQAFLQAEPMFAQFVDLAGSDNQYPVPVVPAGAFFNNEIKSVAERAMLRAEEPDCAAMLQAATQVIQRQIDAAQETDR from the coding sequence ATGAGCCGCAGCACGCAGCAAATTGCCGCCATCTTGTTGCTGTTAGCAGTCGTCGCCTTTGCGGCGTCGCGCGGCGACAACCGGCAGCCGCCGACTCCGTTGCAGCGCAACGAGGTGCTGTTTTGGCACTTCTGGGGAGGCGCCGATCGTGCGACTGTCGAAGAGATCGTCCGCCGCTTTAACGCGTCGCAAGACAAACATTATGTTCGCGCCGTGGCGATGCCTGGCAACAATCTAGACTTGAAGTTCTTTTTGGCGGTTGCCGGCGGCGATCCTCCGGACCTGCTGAACATCGATGATCCGGTGATCGCCGACTGGGGCGCACGCGGCGCGATTCAGCCGCTTGACGCATTCGCACCGGCCGATGAAGTAAAGCAGGCCGCCGAATGGCTCTTTCCCGCCGCGCGACGTTTGGCGACCTATGACGGCCGCTTGTACGCATTGCCCAACGGACTGGATGTTCGCGCCTTGTACTATCACCAGACGATGCTCGACCAGTATGGTCTGAAGCCGCCGCAGACGCTGGCCGAGTTGGATCAAATCGAAGCGACCATTGCGCCGCCGGGCGCAGCCAGCTATGAGCGGCATGGGTACCTGCCGGACTCGCGCCGCTTGTGGGCGTGGGGCTATGTTTTTGGCGGCCAGTTTTACAATGCAGCGGCGCATCAGGTCACCGCCGACGATCCGCAGGTGATCGCGGCTCTGGAGTGGATGGTCGGTTATCGTCAGCGCTATGGACCGGCGGAAATCGCAGCGTTTCGGCAAGGGGATCAATCCCTGCCAGGCAAAGCGTTCCCACTGTTGGCCGGCCGTTACGCGGTGGTAATGGATGGTCAGTGGCGCGTGCGCGACGTTCGAGCATTTCAAAAGGCCCAACAAGAGCGCGGGGAGCCGATCACGCAGTTCGGCGTTTGTCCCTTGCCGCCGCCCACGAACGGATTGCAGCGTGCTGGATGGGTGAACGGCAACAACTTTGTCGTGCCGCGCGGCGCTAACAATGCCGCAGGCGCGTGGGAGTTTATGAAGTTCTGGAGCGGACTAGGACACGAAGCCCAGGCGGCCAAGACCTGCGTCGCTGGCGGCTGGATTCCGGTTTCGGCCCAGGTCGCACAACAGGCCGAGTTCCAGGCGTTCCTACAAGCCGAGCCGATGTTCGCCCAGTTTGTCGATCTAGCCGGCAGCGACAACCAATATCCGGTTCCGGTCGTGCCGGCTGGCGCCTTTTTCAACAACGAGATCAAAAGCGTCGCCGAGCGCGCGATGCTACGAGCGGAAGAGCCTGACTGCGCGGCGATGCTGCAAGCAGCGACCCAAGTCATTCAACGACAGATCGACGCAGCGCAGGAGACCGACCGGTGA
- a CDS encoding NAD(P)/FAD-dependent oxidoreductase produces MKVAIIGAGMSGLICARELSSQHDVHLFDKARAPAGRMSTRRAEDLRFDHGAQYFTARDPRFQQQVDAWIDAGVVAPWMGTIGVLQCGEVSTPKTHPVRYVGVPAMNAPAKWLAAGLNIQLSQRVQTVARSGSTWSLTCERGETFSPFDALVSTVPPAQAADLLRDAAPIYAAQVEQVTLNPCWATLVQFEQRLALPLDGAFVHDSPLSWIARNSSKPQRDDSRDCWVLHASQSWSLRHLEQSPKEIAPQMLAAFAAATRLSFPRVAYQTAHRWRYSIPPEPLSIGCLADGEIRLAIGGDWCQQAKVEGAYLSGLSLAESVTQWES; encoded by the coding sequence TTGAAAGTCGCAATTATCGGCGCCGGAATGTCGGGTTTGATTTGTGCCCGAGAGCTCTCTTCTCAACATGACGTCCATTTGTTCGACAAGGCCCGCGCCCCCGCGGGCCGCATGTCGACGCGCCGCGCCGAAGATCTTCGCTTTGATCATGGCGCCCAGTATTTCACCGCTCGCGATCCTCGTTTTCAACAGCAAGTCGATGCGTGGATCGACGCCGGTGTCGTCGCTCCATGGATGGGAACGATCGGCGTTCTCCAATGCGGCGAAGTCTCGACTCCAAAGACCCATCCGGTTCGCTATGTCGGCGTCCCGGCGATGAACGCGCCGGCCAAGTGGTTGGCTGCAGGTTTGAATATCCAGCTCTCACAGCGCGTGCAAACGGTCGCACGATCCGGTTCTACTTGGTCGCTGACCTGCGAACGGGGCGAAACGTTCTCGCCGTTCGATGCTTTGGTCTCTACCGTTCCCCCGGCTCAAGCGGCCGATCTGCTGCGCGACGCGGCGCCAATCTATGCGGCGCAAGTAGAGCAAGTAACGCTGAACCCCTGTTGGGCGACGCTTGTCCAATTTGAACAGCGGTTAGCGTTGCCGTTGGATGGCGCCTTTGTGCATGATTCGCCGTTATCGTGGATTGCGCGTAACAGCAGCAAGCCGCAGCGCGATGATTCGCGCGACTGCTGGGTGCTGCATGCTTCGCAGTCTTGGAGCTTGCGTCATTTGGAGCAATCGCCAAAAGAGATCGCGCCGCAGATGTTGGCTGCGTTCGCGGCGGCGACCCGTTTGTCGTTTCCCCGCGTCGCGTATCAAACGGCGCATCGCTGGCGCTATTCGATCCCGCCAGAGCCGCTGAGCATCGGCTGTTTGGCGGACGGAGAAATCCGTTTGGCGATCGGCGGCGATTGGTGTCAGCAAGCGAAAGTGGAAGGCGCCTATTTAAGCGGGCTCTCGCTGGCCGAATCGGTGACTCAGTGGGAGTCATAA
- a CDS encoding PQQ-dependent sugar dehydrogenase — protein sequence MPLRRMLSLFVLLVLSIATLRAEEAPPVAFSETPLDTVEMVRTFKNLRIRRPLIITNAADGSGRLFIAEQQGVIHIMPKDEVEGDTTDVFLDIEKNVHFNPRQNEEGFLGFAFHPDYKSNGKFYVYYSTEKEKQLSVISEFSVSKDDPNKADPASEKVLMTIKQPFWNHNGGTIKFGPDGYLYIGLGDGGSGGDPTGNGQNLSTLLGSILRIDVDHQADGKNYAIPADNPFVGVKDAQPEIYAYGLRNIWRFSFDRKTGVLWCGEVGQDIWEEIDLIVKGGNYGWNKREGFHEFKNSGVAANDKMIEPIWEYNHDIGKSITGGLVYRGAAVPELVGKYLYADYVTGKVWALDYDLEAKKVRANYRIANPSNPPVVTFGEDESGDVIVSAIFGEYGTLYRFQSKK from the coding sequence ATGCCGCTTCGCCGAATGCTTTCGCTGTTTGTTCTGCTGGTCTTATCCATCGCCACGCTGCGAGCCGAAGAAGCGCCGCCGGTCGCGTTCTCGGAAACGCCGCTCGACACCGTTGAGATGGTCCGCACGTTTAAGAACCTGCGCATCCGTCGACCGTTGATCATCACCAACGCGGCCGACGGCAGCGGGCGATTGTTCATCGCCGAGCAACAAGGGGTGATTCACATCATGCCCAAAGACGAAGTCGAAGGAGACACGACCGACGTCTTTCTCGATATCGAGAAGAATGTCCACTTCAATCCGCGTCAAAACGAAGAAGGCTTTCTCGGCTTCGCGTTTCATCCCGACTACAAGTCAAACGGCAAGTTCTACGTTTACTATTCGACCGAGAAAGAAAAGCAACTCTCGGTGATTTCGGAGTTTTCCGTTTCCAAGGATGACCCCAACAAAGCCGATCCCGCTTCTGAAAAAGTATTGATGACGATCAAGCAGCCGTTTTGGAATCACAACGGCGGGACGATCAAATTTGGCCCCGACGGTTATCTGTACATCGGCCTGGGCGACGGCGGCAGCGGCGGCGATCCGACCGGAAATGGTCAGAACCTATCGACGCTGTTGGGTTCGATCTTGCGGATCGACGTCGATCATCAAGCCGATGGCAAGAACTATGCGATTCCGGCCGACAATCCGTTTGTTGGCGTGAAGGACGCCCAGCCAGAGATCTATGCCTACGGTTTGCGAAACATCTGGCGTTTCAGTTTCGATCGCAAGACCGGCGTTCTGTGGTGCGGCGAAGTGGGCCAGGACATCTGGGAAGAGATCGATCTGATCGTCAAAGGTGGAAACTACGGCTGGAACAAGCGTGAAGGTTTCCACGAGTTCAAGAACAGCGGCGTCGCAGCGAATGACAAGATGATCGAACCAATCTGGGAATACAATCACGACATCGGCAAGTCGATCACCGGCGGTCTGGTTTATCGTGGCGCCGCGGTTCCAGAATTGGTCGGAAAATACTTGTACGCCGACTATGTGACCGGTAAAGTTTGGGCGCTGGACTACGACCTGGAAGCGAAAAAAGTGCGCGCCAACTATCGCATCGCCAACCCGTCAAATCCGCCGGTCGTCACCTTTGGCGAAGATGAATCAGGCGACGTCATTGTCAGCGCGATCTTCGGCGAATACGGCACGCTGTATCGATTTCAATCGAAGAAGTAA
- a CDS encoding phytoene desaturase family protein — MLGVIGNGTISPLGGAAMAGGKYYDCVIIGGGHNGLVTAAYLAKAGKKVCVLERRHVLGGCSTTEELWPGFKVSTAAYVISLFLPEIIRDLQLKSHGLAILPRDPSSFTPTPDGQSLLLRHDELATQKEISKFSQRDAERYPQYNALLERVAKVIEPLLSRTAPDPLPMPKSWRKIGVTKRLRDASRLWDMYSELGKLGTDMPAALELLTGAARPIVERWFESEPLRATLATDAIIGAFASISAPGTAYVLMHHVMGEAGGKRGVWGYVRGGMGGLATALEKACQQYRVDIRRETSVSRILVDKGKVCGVQLTGGETIEAEFVGSSIDAHWTFEKFLEPDQLPPEFLAAIKNIDYASASAKINLALSEPPNFTAVPSTGVAEHHHGTMHISPDIDYLELAYDDAKYGRPSANPILEMTMPTSVDDSIAPEGQHILSMFVQYAPYKLREGSWDDIKEKFADRCVDVLAQYAPNVPGSVLHRQVLSPLDLERTFGITGGNIMQGAMNFNQLFVTRPVPGWADHRTPIAGLYLCGAASHPGGGVMGAAGKNAATEMLRDY, encoded by the coding sequence ATGCTAGGCGTTATTGGCAACGGCACGATTTCTCCTCTCGGCGGAGCGGCGATGGCTGGCGGAAAATATTACGACTGCGTGATTATCGGCGGCGGACACAATGGTCTGGTCACGGCCGCCTACTTGGCCAAAGCAGGCAAAAAAGTCTGCGTGCTGGAGCGCCGCCACGTTCTGGGCGGATGCAGCACCACCGAAGAGCTCTGGCCCGGTTTTAAGGTGTCGACCGCCGCCTACGTAATTAGCCTGTTTCTGCCAGAGATCATCCGCGACCTGCAACTGAAATCGCATGGCCTGGCGATCTTGCCGCGCGATCCATCGTCGTTTACCCCCACGCCTGACGGTCAGTCGCTGCTGCTGCGTCATGACGAACTAGCGACGCAAAAAGAAATTAGCAAATTCAGTCAACGCGACGCCGAACGCTATCCGCAATACAACGCGCTGCTGGAGCGGGTCGCCAAAGTGATCGAACCGCTCTTGTCACGAACGGCGCCCGATCCGCTGCCGATGCCGAAAAGCTGGCGCAAGATTGGGGTCACCAAGCGACTGCGTGACGCGAGTCGCTTGTGGGACATGTATAGCGAGTTGGGCAAATTGGGAACCGATATGCCGGCAGCGTTAGAGCTGTTGACCGGCGCCGCGCGACCGATTGTCGAACGTTGGTTTGAAAGTGAGCCGCTCCGTGCGACGTTAGCGACCGACGCAATCATCGGCGCTTTCGCGTCGATCTCAGCGCCGGGAACCGCCTACGTGCTGATGCATCATGTGATGGGAGAAGCCGGCGGCAAACGAGGCGTTTGGGGTTACGTACGCGGCGGCATGGGGGGGCTGGCGACGGCGCTCGAAAAAGCGTGTCAACAATACCGCGTTGATATTCGCCGCGAAACGTCAGTCTCGCGTATCTTGGTCGACAAGGGAAAAGTGTGCGGCGTGCAACTGACCGGCGGAGAAACGATCGAAGCCGAGTTCGTCGGTTCCAGCATCGACGCACATTGGACGTTTGAAAAATTCCTCGAACCCGATCAATTGCCGCCAGAGTTCTTGGCCGCGATCAAAAACATTGACTACGCATCGGCGTCAGCCAAGATCAATCTGGCCCTCTCAGAGCCGCCGAACTTTACCGCCGTACCTTCGACCGGCGTTGCCGAGCATCACCATGGAACGATGCACATTTCGCCAGACATCGACTATCTTGAGCTGGCCTACGACGACGCGAAGTATGGAAGGCCCAGCGCCAATCCGATTTTGGAAATGACGATGCCAACGTCGGTCGACGATTCGATCGCGCCCGAGGGTCAGCATATCCTGTCGATGTTTGTGCAGTACGCGCCGTACAAACTGCGCGAAGGATCATGGGACGACATCAAAGAAAAGTTCGCCGATCGCTGTGTGGATGTTCTCGCGCAGTATGCGCCGAACGTTCCCGGTTCGGTCTTGCATCGACAGGTTCTTTCGCCGCTGGATCTTGAGCGAACCTTTGGCATTACCGGCGGCAATATCATGCAAGGTGCGATGAACTTCAATCAGCTCTTTGTAACGCGGCCGGTCCCCGGCTGGGCCGATCATCGCACGCCGATCGCCGGGCTCTATTTGTGCGGCGCCGCCAGCCATCCAGGCGGAGGCGTCATGGGCGCCGCCGGCAAGAATGCGGCGACCGAAATGCTGCGGGATTATTAA
- a CDS encoding sulfatase-like hydrolase/transferase: MLRYLVCAPLLLPFLLNLANAADRPNVLFIAVDDLNDWVGCLGGHPQTRSPNIDRLAAKGVLFERAYCSAPACNPSRASLLTGIAPSTSGVYHNDQPWRPAMPDAVTLPQFYQQNGYDVVGCGKIFHGSYREDSGWDEYQKQTGDPKPKQLPANGIPKTAHFDWGPVDAQDAEMSDYQMVDWAIDQLGKKHDKPLFLACGIFRPHLPWFVPQEYFDHFPLDQIQLPQIKDDDLADVPEAGVKIAKPNGDHKKVTSTDNYAKAVQGYLASIEFADAQVGRLIAALEASPYADNTIVVLWGDHGWHLGEKQHWRKFSLWEEADRVPLLIIAPGLTKPEQHCERTVTLLDLYPTLAELCGLTAPQVVEGKSLAPLLKDPAAEWDRPAITTHGKNNHAVRDERWRYIRYADGSEELYDHQEDPMEWTNVADQPANDVVKKRLAKWLPAVNAKDAEKEQKKNANKPNLNATSGTVTLKGQPLAGAVVTFYGGKGGKRATGVTDANGKYKMSTSDNRAGAPAGQFKVTISSEKLPPRYANLKRTSLMVAIVKGNNVLDFELTSP, from the coding sequence ATGTTACGATATCTTGTTTGCGCCCCCCTCTTGCTGCCGTTCTTGCTCAATCTGGCCAATGCCGCTGATCGACCGAACGTCTTATTTATCGCCGTCGACGATTTGAACGACTGGGTCGGATGTCTGGGAGGACATCCGCAGACCCGCTCACCGAACATCGATCGTCTGGCCGCGAAAGGGGTTTTGTTCGAGCGGGCCTATTGCTCGGCGCCGGCCTGCAATCCGTCGCGAGCTTCGTTGCTGACCGGTATTGCGCCGTCGACATCCGGCGTCTATCACAACGATCAACCCTGGCGCCCGGCGATGCCGGATGCGGTGACTCTGCCGCAGTTCTATCAGCAGAACGGCTATGACGTCGTCGGTTGCGGCAAGATCTTCCATGGTTCGTATCGTGAAGACAGTGGGTGGGACGAGTATCAGAAACAGACCGGCGATCCCAAACCGAAACAACTGCCGGCCAATGGTATTCCGAAAACGGCGCACTTTGACTGGGGGCCGGTCGACGCTCAAGATGCCGAGATGAGCGACTATCAAATGGTCGACTGGGCGATCGATCAGCTAGGGAAGAAGCATGACAAGCCGCTCTTTTTGGCCTGCGGCATCTTCCGCCCTCACCTTCCCTGGTTTGTGCCGCAAGAGTATTTCGATCACTTCCCACTCGATCAAATTCAATTGCCGCAAATCAAAGACGATGATCTGGCCGATGTGCCGGAGGCAGGCGTGAAGATCGCCAAGCCGAACGGCGATCACAAGAAAGTGACGTCGACCGACAACTACGCCAAAGCGGTGCAAGGATATCTGGCCAGCATTGAGTTCGCCGACGCTCAAGTCGGTCGTTTGATCGCCGCATTGGAAGCAAGTCCCTACGCTGACAATACGATCGTCGTTCTGTGGGGAGATCATGGTTGGCACTTGGGCGAGAAACAGCATTGGCGCAAGTTTTCGCTCTGGGAAGAAGCGGATCGCGTGCCGCTATTGATTATTGCTCCCGGCCTGACGAAGCCAGAACAACATTGCGAGCGCACGGTGACGCTGTTGGATCTCTATCCGACTTTGGCCGAACTGTGCGGGCTGACCGCGCCCCAAGTTGTCGAAGGCAAAAGTCTGGCGCCGCTCTTGAAAGATCCCGCCGCCGAATGGGATCGACCGGCGATCACCACGCACGGAAAAAACAACCATGCGGTCCGTGACGAGCGCTGGCGGTACATTCGCTACGCCGATGGAAGTGAAGAACTTTACGACCATCAAGAGGATCCCATGGAATGGACCAATGTCGCGGATCAGCCGGCAAACGACGTCGTGAAAAAACGACTGGCCAAATGGTTGCCGGCCGTGAATGCGAAAGATGCCGAAAAAGAACAGAAAAAGAACGCCAATAAACCGAATCTGAATGCAACCAGCGGAACGGTGACGCTGAAAGGTCAGCCTCTGGCTGGCGCCGTCGTTACTTTCTACGGTGGCAAAGGGGGAAAAAGAGCAACCGGCGTTACGGACGCAAATGGCAAGTACAAGATGTCGACATCGGACAATCGCGCCGGTGCGCCTGCTGGCCAGTTTAAAGTGACGATCAGCAGTGAGAAACTTCCCCCGCGCTATGCCAATCTCAAACGGACATCCTTGATGGTGGCGATCGTCAAGGGAAACAACGTCTTGGATTTTGAACTGACGTCGCCGTAG
- the pdxA gene encoding 4-hydroxythreonine-4-phosphate dehydrogenase PdxA, with protein MKPKIAVTMGDPAGVGPEIALRLLAQPEVAAYCTPILFGDAQLLRRVATQLNLPMCETIVDARQGAESLASLTKPTIYDLQAIDADAVTPGQISAACGQACYAYILAAIGAAKAGHVDAISTGPINKEALRAAGVNYPGHTEIFADETDSARICMMLTSAEITCGFVTTHVGYAEVPSLLTQERIGEVIQLSHEAMLRIRGRAPKMLVCGLNPHAGEHGLFGNSEEERIIAPAVATAQASGIDIAGPFPPDTVFLRERRAATDCVICMYHDQGHIPLKALAFDVAVNITLGLPIIRTSVDHGTAFDIAWQGKAGVTSLIEAVRLASRLATEPAESCSPELGGLT; from the coding sequence ATGAAACCGAAAATCGCCGTTACGATGGGGGATCCGGCTGGAGTTGGCCCCGAGATCGCCCTGCGTCTGCTGGCCCAGCCTGAAGTCGCCGCGTACTGCACGCCGATCCTCTTTGGCGACGCACAGCTATTACGCCGGGTAGCGACCCAACTAAACTTGCCGATGTGCGAAACGATCGTCGACGCACGGCAAGGCGCTGAATCGCTCGCTTCGCTCACCAAGCCGACGATTTATGATCTACAAGCGATCGATGCAGACGCCGTTACGCCGGGGCAGATTTCGGCCGCGTGCGGTCAGGCCTGCTACGCCTATATCCTGGCGGCGATTGGCGCCGCCAAAGCAGGCCATGTCGACGCGATCAGCACCGGACCGATCAACAAAGAAGCGCTGCGCGCCGCCGGCGTCAACTATCCAGGGCATACCGAGATCTTCGCCGACGAGACCGACTCGGCCCGCATCTGCATGATGCTGACCTCCGCAGAAATCACCTGCGGCTTTGTGACGACGCATGTCGGTTACGCCGAAGTTCCGTCGCTGCTGACTCAAGAGCGAATCGGCGAAGTAATCCAGCTCAGTCATGAGGCGATGCTCCGCATTCGCGGTCGAGCGCCGAAAATGCTGGTCTGCGGGCTCAATCCCCACGCCGGTGAGCACGGATTGTTCGGCAATTCGGAAGAAGAGCGGATCATCGCTCCGGCAGTCGCGACGGCGCAGGCCAGCGGCATTGATATCGCCGGGCCATTTCCGCCGGATACGGTTTTTTTGCGCGAGCGCCGCGCCGCGACCGATTGCGTGATCTGCATGTATCACGATCAGGGGCACATCCCGCTGAAGGCGTTGGCGTTTGACGTGGCGGTTAATATCACGCTGGGGCTGCCGATTATCCGCACTTCGGTCGATCACGGCACGGCGTTTGATATCGCCTGGCAAGGGAAAGCCGGAGTGACGAGCTTGATCGAAGCGGTCCGTCTAGCGTCGCGATTAGCGACCGAACCGGCGGAATCGTGTTCCCCCGAATTGGGCGGATTGACCTGA
- a CDS encoding PhzF family phenazine biosynthesis protein codes for MPLPLYQIDAFTTKPLAGNPAAVCWLEQSCEDSWLQAVAAEMNLSETAFLWQEESRFRLRWFTPKVEVDLCGHATLAAAHFLWEIGRATAGATIDFNTRSGVLTAAQKEDRIELDFPIDEIELGDPPTGLIAALGCKPIATGRNRRDVLVEVASEAELRSVAPDFRRLAEIRARGVIVTCRGDGEKYEFLSRFFAPACGIDEDPVTGSAHCALVTYWAPKWKKETLRAFQCSRRGGELEVTLNGDRAKLRGAAVTVLRGELDASS; via the coding sequence ATGCCGCTGCCCCTGTATCAAATCGACGCATTTACGACGAAGCCGCTCGCCGGTAATCCAGCCGCAGTCTGTTGGCTGGAGCAATCGTGCGAAGATAGCTGGCTTCAAGCAGTCGCGGCCGAAATGAATCTTTCTGAAACGGCTTTTCTCTGGCAAGAGGAAAGCCGTTTTCGTTTGCGCTGGTTCACGCCGAAGGTCGAAGTTGATCTATGCGGGCACGCAACGCTCGCGGCGGCTCATTTTTTGTGGGAAATCGGCAGAGCTACGGCCGGCGCAACGATCGATTTCAACACGCGTAGCGGAGTACTGACAGCAGCGCAAAAGGAAGATCGCATCGAGCTTGATTTTCCGATCGACGAAATCGAACTTGGCGATCCGCCGACCGGATTGATCGCGGCCTTGGGATGCAAGCCAATCGCGACTGGCCGCAATCGCCGTGATGTGTTGGTGGAAGTGGCGAGCGAAGCGGAACTGCGGAGCGTAGCGCCCGACTTTCGCCGCTTGGCCGAGATTCGCGCACGCGGCGTGATCGTCACTTGCCGCGGCGACGGCGAGAAATACGAATTTCTCTCCCGCTTCTTCGCGCCGGCTTGTGGGATCGATGAAGACCCAGTGACCGGCTCGGCCCACTGTGCGCTGGTCACCTACTGGGCGCCAAAGTGGAAAAAAGAAACGCTGCGAGCGTTTCAATGCTCGCGGCGCGGGGGAGAGTTGGAGGTGACGCTAAATGGCGATCGCGCCAAGCTGCGTGGCGCGGCGGTCACGGTCCTGCGTGGTGAGTTGGACGCTTCGTCGTGA
- the ppk2 gene encoding polyphosphate kinase 2, translating into MNKRSKSKEHHDKHAAYDFDAERDPKDRLKKKEYEKELEKLQVELVKAQEWVKHQGTRLVILFEGRDGAGKGSTIKRISERLNPRGCRIVALSKPSDTEQTQWYFQRYVAHLPSAGEIVLMDRSWYNRAGVERVMGFCTDEQYHEFLRSAPEFERMLIRSGIHLVKYWFSVSYEEQGRRFEKRLKQRDKRWKFSPMDIEARKHWFDYSKARDAMMAATDIPEAPWYVVSSDDKRRAHLNCISHLLSVGDYQEVPQKKIKLPERDEKETYVNNLRGERRFIPEPY; encoded by the coding sequence ATGAACAAACGCTCCAAGTCGAAAGAACATCATGACAAACACGCCGCGTATGACTTCGACGCTGAGCGTGATCCGAAAGATCGTTTGAAGAAGAAGGAATACGAGAAAGAGCTGGAGAAGCTGCAGGTCGAGCTGGTCAAAGCGCAGGAGTGGGTGAAGCACCAAGGGACGCGTTTGGTTATTCTGTTTGAAGGTCGCGACGGCGCCGGCAAGGGGAGCACGATCAAGCGTATCTCCGAGCGGCTCAATCCGCGCGGCTGCCGGATTGTCGCGCTCAGCAAGCCGTCCGACACCGAACAAACGCAGTGGTACTTCCAACGCTACGTCGCCCACTTGCCGTCGGCCGGCGAGATCGTGTTGATGGACCGCAGTTGGTACAACCGCGCCGGCGTAGAGCGGGTCATGGGCTTCTGCACCGACGAGCAGTATCACGAGTTTCTCCGCAGTGCGCCGGAGTTTGAGCGGATGCTGATCCGCAGCGGCATCCATCTGGTGAAGTACTGGTTTTCGGTCAGCTACGAAGAGCAAGGGCGTCGCTTTGAGAAACGGCTCAAGCAACGCGACAAACGCTGGAAGTTTAGCCCGATGGATATCGAAGCTCGCAAGCATTGGTTCGACTATTCCAAGGCGCGCGACGCAATGATGGCGGCGACCGATATTCCGGAAGCGCCGTGGTACGTCGTCTCTTCCGATGACAAACGCCGCGCCCATCTCAACTGCATTTCGCACTTGCTCAGTGTGGGAGACTATCAGGAAGTGCCGCAGAAGAAGATCAAGCTGCCGGAGCGAGACGAGAAGGAAACGTACGTCAACAACCTGCGTGGCGAGCGGCGTTTTATTCCCGAGCCGTATTAG